In Isoptericola jiangsuensis, the following proteins share a genomic window:
- a CDS encoding LacI family DNA-binding transcriptional regulator, whose protein sequence is MAGKGRVRLVDVAEHAGVSMKTVSNVVNGYAHVQPATRARVQAAIDELGYRPNLTARRLATGRTGMIALAMPEIDHPYFGELARHVAEVAATQGYRVIIEQTLGDEAAERAVLRDREAGLVDGVIFQPMRIATLDIARLHRDLPLVLLGEVEAPVTTDHVMIDNVQAAADVTAHLLAQGCTRIGFLGMVEGDITVTNSRRLLGYQEALVRAGLPLDPRRVLTVGGFTSGDAAAAVRAAIAEGPAFDALVCRDDRFAVGALAALREAGRTVPDDVAIAGWDDSALAQWTWPALTSVAPDKHELARVAFDLLVERMGGAQGVGRHRVVRHSVSVRASTAR, encoded by the coding sequence ATGGCGGGCAAGGGCCGGGTGCGGCTGGTCGATGTCGCCGAGCACGCCGGCGTGTCGATGAAGACCGTCTCGAACGTCGTCAACGGCTACGCCCACGTCCAGCCTGCCACCCGCGCGCGCGTGCAGGCGGCCATCGACGAGCTCGGCTACCGCCCGAACCTCACCGCGCGCCGCCTGGCCACCGGGAGGACCGGCATGATCGCGCTGGCGATGCCGGAGATCGACCACCCGTACTTCGGCGAGCTGGCCCGCCACGTGGCCGAGGTCGCCGCGACGCAGGGCTACCGGGTGATCATCGAGCAGACCCTGGGGGACGAGGCCGCGGAGCGCGCGGTCCTGCGGGACCGCGAGGCAGGCCTCGTCGACGGCGTGATCTTCCAGCCCATGCGCATCGCGACGCTCGACATCGCGCGGCTGCACCGCGACCTGCCGCTGGTGCTGCTCGGCGAGGTCGAGGCCCCGGTGACCACCGACCACGTCATGATCGACAACGTGCAGGCCGCGGCGGACGTCACGGCTCACCTGCTGGCCCAGGGGTGCACGCGCATCGGGTTCCTCGGCATGGTCGAGGGCGACATCACGGTGACCAACAGTCGCCGGCTGCTCGGCTACCAGGAGGCGCTGGTCCGTGCGGGCCTGCCGCTGGACCCCCGGCGGGTGCTCACCGTCGGAGGGTTCACCTCGGGCGACGCCGCGGCGGCGGTGCGGGCCGCGATCGCGGAAGGTCCGGCGTTCGACGCGCTCGTCTGCCGCGACGACCGGTTCGCCGTCGGCGCGCTGGCGGCGCTGCGCGAGGCGGGCCGGACGGTCCCCGACGACGTGGCGATCGCCGGCTGGGACGACTCGGCGCTGGCCCAGTGGACCTGGCCCGCGCTGACGTCGGTCGCGCCGGACAAGCACGAGCTGGCCCGGGTCGCGTTCGACCTGCTGGTCGAGCGGATGGGTGGCGCCCAGGGGGTCGGGCGTCACCGCGTGGTGCGGCACTCCGTGAGCGTCCGGGCCTCGACCGCCCGCTGA
- a CDS encoding type II toxin-antitoxin system HipA family toxin — MSDLTVELYGTTIGSLTGQGQGFDFVASPQAVEVFGLDSLVLSVAVPLAAVPARARRARRQNFFRELLPEGQMLVRLAQQARVAQHDALGMLRTYGRDVAGALQIWDPDVPGEPRSPALEQLTEAGVGKLLDEVTAFPLANKPDRGKTSLAGVQDKIVLTRTSQGWARALDGYPSTHILKPVSREYPSIIYDEEYGARLARRLELADFDTTISEFDGVPALVVERYDRDVDSADPMPRRVHQEDFNQALGLQGDQKYQRYGGKASLARVARELTLLGDRKALDRLARMTVLAVAVGNLDMHAKNLALVHRRDGSVELAPAYDVVPQTHLPNDGELALAVDGVYRHAAVTRDHLVAELSSWGVRDSVAVVGDVLVEVRDAVQQEVPHSSAHQGLVEDIVRFTTNLLGGRAVGSEP, encoded by the coding sequence ATGAGTGACCTGACGGTCGAGCTGTACGGGACGACGATCGGGTCGTTGACCGGACAAGGTCAGGGCTTCGACTTCGTCGCCTCCCCCCAGGCGGTCGAGGTGTTCGGCCTCGACAGTCTCGTGCTGTCCGTGGCGGTACCGCTGGCAGCCGTCCCGGCGCGGGCGCGGCGAGCCAGACGCCAGAACTTCTTCCGTGAGCTCCTGCCCGAAGGGCAGATGCTCGTCCGGCTCGCCCAGCAGGCCCGTGTCGCGCAGCATGACGCCCTGGGGATGCTGCGCACCTATGGGCGTGACGTTGCCGGCGCCCTGCAGATCTGGGACCCGGACGTGCCAGGCGAACCTCGGTCACCTGCGCTCGAACAGCTGACCGAGGCGGGGGTCGGGAAGCTGCTGGACGAGGTGACCGCATTCCCGCTCGCGAACAAGCCAGACCGGGGAAAGACGTCGTTGGCCGGCGTCCAGGACAAGATCGTGCTGACCCGCACCAGCCAGGGGTGGGCGCGGGCCCTCGACGGCTACCCCTCCACGCACATCCTCAAGCCGGTCTCCCGCGAGTACCCGTCGATCATCTACGACGAGGAGTACGGCGCCCGCCTGGCGAGGAGACTCGAGCTGGCCGACTTCGACACGACGATCAGCGAGTTCGACGGTGTCCCGGCGCTCGTGGTCGAACGGTACGACCGCGACGTCGACAGTGCTGACCCGATGCCGCGGCGCGTTCACCAGGAGGACTTCAACCAGGCGCTCGGCCTTCAGGGCGACCAGAAGTACCAGCGTTACGGCGGGAAGGCATCGTTGGCGCGCGTCGCACGGGAGCTCACGCTGCTCGGCGACCGGAAGGCGCTCGACCGGCTGGCCCGCATGACCGTGCTCGCCGTCGCGGTCGGCAACCTGGACATGCACGCCAAGAACTTGGCACTGGTGCACCGCCGCGACGGTAGCGTCGAGCTCGCGCCCGCCTACGACGTCGTCCCGCAGACCCACCTGCCCAACGACGGCGAGCTCGCGCTCGCGGTCGACGGCGTCTACCGGCACGCCGCGGTCACGCGGGACCACCTGGTTGCCGAGCTCTCCTCCTGGGGGGTCCGCGACAGCGTGGCCGTCGTCGGTGACGTCCTGGTCGAGGTGCGCGACGCCGTCCAGCAGGAGGTGCCCCACTCGTCGGCGCATCAAGGGCTCGTCGAGGACATCGTGCGCTTCACCACCAACCTCCTGGGAGGTCGCGCCGTGGGTTCGGAGCCCTGA
- a CDS encoding carbohydrate ABC transporter permease, giving the protein MTSLQDTAAPPVGTSRTDPSLRPARRRSLRYLVLYLLALGFVSPLVYMLATSFKTRTEAASTVPSWIPDPFTTQAYQYLFSAPDTPVLTWFANSMLAATATAALVVATASLAAYPLARMEFRGKRVVFALVIAMLMVPGVILVIPNYLIVSELGWLNTLTAIIVPSAASAFGVFFMRQFFMNLPVELEEAALLDGANRFQVFVQVVVPLARPAMATLALLAFLTNWNDFLWPVYVLFSPETRTLPAGLATLQGANQVRYDVLMAGAVIASVPVMLLFSFLQRFIIEGVSRSGLKG; this is encoded by the coding sequence ATGACCTCCCTCCAGGACACCGCAGCACCCCCGGTCGGCACGTCGAGGACCGACCCGTCGTTGCGGCCCGCACGCCGACGCTCGCTGCGCTACCTCGTGCTCTACCTGCTCGCGCTCGGCTTCGTCAGCCCGCTCGTGTACATGCTCGCCACGTCGTTCAAGACGCGCACCGAGGCCGCCAGCACGGTGCCGTCGTGGATCCCCGACCCGTTCACCACGCAGGCCTACCAGTACCTGTTCAGCGCCCCGGACACCCCCGTGCTGACGTGGTTCGCCAACTCGATGCTGGCCGCCACCGCGACGGCGGCGCTCGTCGTGGCGACCGCCTCCCTGGCGGCCTACCCCCTGGCGCGGATGGAGTTCCGCGGCAAGCGGGTCGTGTTCGCCCTCGTCATCGCGATGCTCATGGTGCCGGGCGTCATCCTCGTGATCCCGAACTACCTCATCGTGTCCGAGCTCGGCTGGCTGAACACGCTGACCGCGATCATCGTGCCCTCGGCCGCGAGCGCCTTCGGCGTGTTCTTCATGCGGCAGTTCTTCATGAACCTGCCCGTCGAGCTCGAGGAGGCGGCGCTGCTGGACGGCGCCAACCGCTTCCAGGTGTTCGTCCAGGTCGTCGTCCCGCTGGCACGACCCGCGATGGCCACCCTGGCGCTGCTGGCCTTCCTCACCAACTGGAACGACTTCCTGTGGCCGGTGTACGTCCTGTTCAGCCCGGAGACCCGTACCCTCCCCGCGGGCCTGGCGACCCTCCAGGGCGCCAACCAGGTGCGCTACGACGTGCTCATGGCCGGAGCGGTCATCGCGTCGGTGCCCGTGATGCTGCTGTTCTCGTTCCTGCAGCGGTTCATCATCGAGGGCGTGTCCAGGTCGGGCCTCAAGGGATGA
- a CDS encoding carbohydrate ABC transporter permease: MSEAVTHRPDAPARAGASGPPAGSRRRRSPIAPAPATPWLFLAPFLVLFGTFVLLPAGFGVWISLHDWDYTFPTHPFVGLSNYQALFDPSSTAGGPFWESMRATGIFTVLSVPLLLVVPLGVALMMNARFPGRNFLRAVYFAPYVLGVAVISVLWRYLLDTNIGLVNHYLGVLGLPDSTAWLTSQPAAWASLVGVTVWWTLGFNAVIYLAALQDISAELYEAAKMDGAGAWQRFRHVTLPGLRPVLMFVTVNTIIMSANMFGQSYLMTDGGPGRSTRTAIMRIAETGLSSFQMGSAAAMSYLLTVVLMALSALVFWLFRDRDAVRPRKKVRS, translated from the coding sequence ATGTCCGAAGCGGTCACCCACCGGCCGGACGCCCCCGCACGTGCGGGGGCGTCCGGCCCGCCCGCGGGCTCGCGCCGTCGGCGCAGCCCGATCGCCCCCGCACCGGCGACGCCCTGGCTCTTCCTGGCGCCGTTCCTCGTGCTGTTCGGCACGTTCGTGCTGCTCCCCGCCGGCTTCGGCGTCTGGATCTCCCTGCACGACTGGGACTACACGTTCCCCACCCACCCGTTCGTGGGCCTGAGCAACTACCAGGCCCTGTTCGACCCGTCGTCGACCGCGGGCGGACCGTTCTGGGAGTCGATGCGCGCCACCGGGATCTTCACCGTCCTGAGCGTGCCCCTGCTGCTCGTCGTGCCCCTCGGCGTCGCGCTCATGATGAACGCCCGGTTCCCCGGGCGGAACTTCCTGCGCGCCGTCTACTTCGCGCCCTACGTGCTCGGCGTGGCCGTCATCTCGGTGCTCTGGCGCTACCTGCTGGACACCAACATCGGCCTCGTCAACCACTACCTCGGGGTGCTCGGGCTGCCCGACTCCACCGCGTGGCTCACGTCGCAGCCCGCCGCCTGGGCGTCGCTCGTCGGCGTGACCGTCTGGTGGACCCTCGGGTTCAACGCCGTCATCTACCTCGCGGCGCTCCAGGACATCTCGGCCGAGCTGTACGAGGCCGCCAAGATGGACGGCGCCGGCGCCTGGCAGCGGTTCCGCCACGTGACCCTGCCCGGGCTGCGGCCCGTGCTGATGTTCGTCACGGTCAACACGATCATCATGTCGGCGAACATGTTCGGGCAGTCCTACCTGATGACGGACGGCGGGCCCGGCCGGAGCACCCGCACCGCCATCATGCGCATCGCCGAGACCGGGCTCAGCTCGTTCCAGATGGGCAGCGCGGCCGCCATGAGCTACCTGCTGACCGTCGTCCTCATGGCGCTCAGCGCGCTCGTGTTCTGGCTCTTCCGCGACCGTGACGCCGTCCGTCCCCGCAAGAAGGTGCGTTCATGA
- a CDS encoding family 43 glycosylhydrolase, producing the protein MSRPTPRRALAAALSCLLAATVGLVAAAPASAQGASPHPPSPVVDEDFPDPDVLLVDGVYHAYATNNVAQKVQHRTSRNLKEWKAEPDAAPGIGEAPGDWVGPCRTLPDGSVDYCVWAPEVSAVEGGFALYYTARDAASGRQCIGLATSTSPDGPFVDTRGEPLVCPVELGGAIDAATVRDGDQLHLLWKTDGNCCSLPAILYAQPLSADGTTLTGPPVELMRNDLPWQGAVVEAPAMVEHDGRFYLYFAANDYYGGRYRTGWAVADSVTGPFDVAEAELLTSEDFAGEVVGPGGLDAFDDRHGRPTVMFHGWDDTFTYRGVYTAALSYGPDGTPVVRGAAARYEAEDGVVSHASVVTDRTASALAKVGGLDHADSSIEVTVEADRGGPHTLGIRFANGSLDQTGRPATARHAITVNGADAGTAEYWHTRWGNWQVLEVPVQLKRGTNTITLTRESLFAEIDALYLSAGRTDRPTPVHPEDLVDATRYEAEDGDIVRARTRADASASGGQVVGGLDFADSSLSVQVWSEDGGRSVLGIRFANGSERGGYPLQARHAVSVDGDAQGTVVYPHTRWGNWNVVEHEVHLEPGWNTVTLTRVAWYAEIDAIDVR; encoded by the coding sequence ATGTCCCGTCCGACGCCCCGCAGAGCCCTCGCCGCGGCCCTGAGCTGTCTGCTCGCGGCCACGGTCGGCCTGGTGGCCGCCGCCCCCGCGTCCGCCCAGGGCGCCTCACCCCACCCGCCGAGTCCCGTCGTCGACGAGGACTTCCCCGACCCTGACGTCCTGCTCGTCGACGGCGTGTACCACGCGTACGCGACCAACAACGTCGCGCAGAAGGTGCAGCACCGCACCTCGCGCAACCTCAAGGAGTGGAAGGCCGAGCCCGACGCCGCACCCGGCATCGGCGAGGCGCCCGGCGACTGGGTGGGACCCTGCCGCACCCTGCCCGACGGCTCGGTCGACTACTGCGTGTGGGCGCCCGAGGTGTCCGCCGTCGAGGGCGGCTTCGCGCTCTACTACACCGCCCGCGACGCCGCGTCGGGCCGGCAGTGCATCGGCCTCGCGACGTCGACGAGCCCCGACGGGCCGTTCGTCGACACCCGCGGCGAGCCCCTGGTCTGCCCCGTCGAGCTGGGCGGCGCCATCGACGCCGCCACCGTCCGCGACGGCGACCAGCTCCACCTGCTGTGGAAGACCGACGGGAACTGCTGCTCCCTGCCCGCCATCCTCTACGCCCAGCCGCTCTCGGCCGACGGCACCACCCTCACCGGCCCGCCCGTCGAGCTGATGCGCAACGACCTGCCCTGGCAGGGCGCCGTCGTCGAGGCGCCCGCCATGGTGGAGCACGACGGTCGGTTCTACCTGTACTTCGCGGCCAACGACTACTACGGCGGCAGGTACCGCACGGGGTGGGCCGTGGCCGACAGCGTCACCGGACCCTTCGACGTCGCCGAGGCGGAGCTGCTCACCAGCGAGGACTTCGCGGGCGAGGTCGTCGGACCGGGCGGTCTCGACGCCTTCGACGACCGCCACGGCCGCCCCACCGTCATGTTCCACGGCTGGGACGACACCTTCACCTACCGGGGCGTGTACACCGCCGCGCTGAGCTACGGGCCGGACGGCACGCCCGTCGTGCGGGGCGCGGCCGCCCGGTACGAGGCCGAGGACGGCGTCGTGTCCCACGCGTCGGTCGTGACCGACCGGACGGCGTCCGCCCTCGCCAAGGTCGGTGGGCTCGACCACGCCGACTCCAGCATCGAGGTCACCGTCGAGGCCGACCGCGGCGGACCTCACACCCTCGGCATCCGGTTCGCGAACGGTTCGCTCGACCAGACCGGTCGACCCGCCACCGCACGGCACGCGATCACCGTCAACGGCGCCGACGCCGGCACCGCCGAGTACTGGCACACCCGGTGGGGCAACTGGCAGGTGCTCGAGGTCCCCGTGCAGCTGAAGCGCGGCACCAACACCATCACCCTGACCCGCGAGAGCCTCTTCGCGGAGATCGACGCCCTCTACCTGTCGGCCGGCAGGACGGACCGGCCCACCCCCGTGCACCCCGAGGACCTCGTCGACGCCACCCGCTACGAGGCGGAGGACGGCGACATCGTCCGGGCCCGCACCCGGGCCGACGCCTCCGCCTCCGGCGGGCAGGTCGTCGGCGGCCTCGACTTCGCCGACAGCTCGCTGTCCGTGCAGGTCTGGTCCGAGGACGGCGGGCGGTCGGTGCTCGGCATCCGGTTCGCCAACGGCTCCGAGCGTGGCGGCTACCCGCTGCAGGCCCGGCACGCCGTGAGCGTTGACGGCGACGCCCAGGGGACCGTCGTCTACCCGCACACCCGTTGGGGCAACTGGAACGTCGTCGAGCACGAGGTGCACCTCGAGCCCGGCTGGAACACCGTGACCCTGACCCGCGTGGCCTGGTACGCCGAGATCGACGCCATCGACGTCCGGTGA
- a CDS encoding helix-turn-helix domain-containing protein yields MAYQGKVTGPESLGRILQQARLLNGWSQRELAARIGTTQRYIWEIEAGKPSIYTERLFAVLRETGTELSATIEPRHDDE; encoded by the coding sequence CACCGGGCCGGAGTCGCTCGGGCGCATCCTGCAGCAGGCCAGGCTGCTCAACGGATGGAGCCAACGGGAGCTGGCCGCGCGCATCGGGACGACCCAGCGCTACATCTGGGAGATCGAAGCCGGCAAGCCGTCGATCTACACGGAGCGGCTGTTCGCCGTCCTGCGGGAGACAGGCACCGAGCTCTCGGCGACGATCGAGCCGCGGCACGACGATGAGTGA
- a CDS encoding glycoside hydrolase family 43 protein produces MTVGRPAALVAAVLLVAACGAPDGGGDAAPSPDVPRPQPVIDRDFPDPDVVATDDGYVAFATNDHTSNVQVATSPDLRTWEHRGDALPDLPPWIIPGLTWAPEVAATDDGYRLYFTARDRDTGLQCIGVAAAAGPLDTFEVVGGEMLVCPVDQGGAIDADVFRDGEQTYLVWKNDGNCCGHDTWIQAAPLADDGLSLDGEPFRLFKQDLPWEGDLVEAPTLLERDGTYHALYSASFYGDDTYAVGHATAPALTGPWTKDPEPLLSTGSTGGLYRGPGGQDVVGTPDGDVLVFHAWDGAYIARETYTLPLDWTAAGPQVRRPAGTVPPGP; encoded by the coding sequence ATGACGGTCGGCCGACCGGCGGCGCTCGTCGCCGCCGTCCTGCTCGTCGCCGCGTGCGGCGCGCCGGACGGTGGCGGCGACGCCGCCCCCTCCCCCGACGTGCCGCGTCCGCAGCCGGTCATCGACCGGGACTTCCCCGACCCCGACGTCGTGGCGACGGACGACGGGTACGTCGCGTTCGCGACCAACGACCACACGTCGAACGTGCAGGTCGCGACCTCCCCGGACCTGCGCACGTGGGAGCACCGCGGCGACGCGCTGCCGGACCTCCCGCCCTGGATCATCCCCGGCCTGACGTGGGCACCCGAGGTCGCCGCGACCGACGACGGGTACCGGCTGTACTTCACCGCCCGCGACCGCGACACCGGACTGCAGTGCATCGGTGTCGCGGCCGCCGCGGGCCCGCTCGACACCTTCGAGGTGGTCGGCGGCGAGATGCTCGTCTGCCCCGTCGACCAGGGCGGCGCGATCGACGCCGACGTCTTCCGCGACGGCGAGCAGACGTACCTCGTGTGGAAGAACGACGGGAACTGCTGCGGCCACGACACCTGGATCCAGGCCGCACCGCTCGCCGACGACGGCCTGTCCCTCGACGGGGAGCCCTTCCGGCTGTTCAAGCAGGACCTGCCCTGGGAGGGCGACCTCGTCGAGGCGCCGACCCTCCTCGAGCGCGACGGCACCTACCACGCGCTGTACTCGGCGAGCTTCTACGGCGACGACACCTACGCCGTCGGGCACGCCACCGCACCCGCCCTGACGGGCCCGTGGACCAAGGATCCCGAGCCGCTGCTGTCCACCGGGAGCACCGGCGGCCTCTACCGGGGCCCCGGCGGGCAGGACGTCGTCGGGACGCCGGACGGCGACGTCCTCGTCTTCCACGCCTGGGACGGCGCGTACATCGCCCGCGAGACCTACACCCTCCCCCTGGACTGGACGGCCGCCGGACCTCAGGTCCGGCGGCCCGCCGGCACGGTGCCGCCCGGCCCGTGA
- a CDS encoding glycoside hydrolase family 2 protein, which yields MRETSTTSPASGDGAYPRPQLVRPRWQDLCGEWDFAIGDPADDEGAALRRRGAALPGRIRVPFPPESTASGVGDTRPYDTVWYRREVTQADVVAAGGGTQGDVLMVRFGAVDHSAQVWADGVLLGAHDGGQTPFALEVPPEIAARETFTLVVRAQDDPRDVTQPRGKQDWRDEPHSIWYHRTTGIWQPVWLEVVPRTAVERCDWTTDVPAAAVRCDLRLTRRPEPGSTVEIVVSHQGDVLARQRLAVDDSETSSVIGLHRQGNGQAYEELLWSPERPTLLDATVTVTGPDGDVVDHIASYLGLRSTGEAGGRFLLNDRPYYVRAVLEQGYWPQSHLAAPDAEALRDEVRLIKDLGFNAARVHQKAEDPRFLYWADRLGLLVWGEIAAPFAFTPRAVERTLREWVDVVARDRSHPSVVTWVPVNESWGVQHIAHDAAQQHFTQALYHLTKALDPTRPVVSNDGWEHTRSDLLTVHDYTTSREPLEARYATHEALADLPGQIGPAGRRVALQPSAVAGKPVMVTEFGGITWAPGSPIETWGYAVADSADDFERRVRDVFEALYASPGLAGICYTQLTDTLQEANGLVDENRKPKLPLETIRSIVQGEHHP from the coding sequence ATGCGTGAAACCTCGACGACGAGCCCCGCCAGCGGCGACGGCGCCTACCCCCGACCCCAGCTCGTCCGCCCGCGGTGGCAGGACCTCTGCGGCGAGTGGGACTTCGCCATCGGCGACCCCGCCGACGACGAGGGCGCGGCCCTCCGCCGCCGCGGCGCCGCCCTGCCGGGCCGCATCCGCGTGCCGTTCCCGCCCGAGTCGACCGCGTCCGGGGTCGGTGACACGCGGCCGTACGACACCGTCTGGTACCGCCGCGAGGTCACGCAGGCCGACGTCGTCGCGGCAGGCGGCGGGACGCAGGGCGACGTGCTGATGGTCCGTTTCGGCGCGGTGGACCACAGCGCCCAGGTCTGGGCGGACGGGGTGCTGCTCGGGGCCCACGACGGCGGTCAGACGCCGTTCGCCCTCGAGGTGCCGCCCGAGATCGCCGCGCGCGAGACGTTCACCCTCGTCGTGCGTGCCCAGGACGACCCCCGCGACGTCACCCAGCCCCGGGGCAAGCAGGACTGGCGCGACGAGCCCCACTCCATCTGGTACCACCGCACGACCGGCATCTGGCAGCCCGTCTGGCTCGAGGTGGTGCCGCGCACCGCCGTCGAACGCTGCGACTGGACGACGGACGTGCCCGCCGCCGCCGTGCGCTGCGACCTGCGACTGACCCGGCGCCCCGAGCCCGGCAGCACGGTCGAGATCGTGGTCAGCCACCAGGGCGACGTCCTGGCGCGCCAGCGCCTCGCGGTCGACGACAGCGAGACGTCGTCCGTGATCGGGCTGCACCGGCAGGGCAACGGCCAGGCGTACGAGGAGCTCCTGTGGTCCCCGGAGCGGCCCACCCTGCTCGACGCCACCGTGACCGTGACGGGCCCCGACGGCGACGTCGTCGACCACATCGCGTCCTACCTCGGGCTGCGCTCCACCGGCGAGGCAGGTGGACGCTTCCTGCTCAACGACCGCCCGTACTACGTGCGCGCCGTCCTCGAGCAGGGCTACTGGCCGCAGTCGCACCTCGCCGCCCCCGACGCCGAGGCGCTGCGGGACGAGGTGCGGCTCATCAAGGACCTCGGGTTCAACGCCGCACGCGTGCACCAGAAGGCGGAGGACCCCCGGTTCCTCTACTGGGCCGACCGCCTCGGCCTGCTCGTCTGGGGCGAGATCGCCGCGCCCTTCGCCTTCACCCCGCGCGCGGTCGAACGCACCCTGCGCGAGTGGGTCGACGTCGTCGCGCGGGACCGGTCGCACCCCAGCGTCGTGACCTGGGTGCCGGTCAACGAGAGCTGGGGGGTGCAGCACATCGCCCACGACGCGGCGCAGCAGCACTTCACCCAGGCCCTCTACCACCTCACCAAGGCGCTGGACCCCACGCGGCCCGTCGTCTCGAACGACGGCTGGGAGCACACCCGGTCCGACCTCCTCACCGTGCACGACTACACGACCAGCCGCGAGCCCCTGGAGGCGCGGTACGCCACGCACGAGGCGCTGGCCGACCTGCCCGGGCAGATCGGGCCCGCCGGCCGCCGGGTCGCGCTGCAGCCGTCCGCCGTGGCCGGCAAGCCCGTGATGGTCACCGAGTTCGGCGGCATCACCTGGGCCCCGGGATCACCCATCGAGACCTGGGGGTACGCCGTGGCCGACTCGGCCGACGACTTCGAGCGTCGGGTCCGGGACGTGTTCGAGGCCCTGTACGCCAGCCCGGGCCTCGCCGGCATCTGCTACACCCAGCTCACCGACACCCTCCAGGAGGCCAACGGGCTCGTCGACGAGAACCGCAAGCCGAAGCTGCCGCTGGAGACGATCCGCTCCATCGTGCAGGGCGAGCACCACCCCTGA
- a CDS encoding ABC transporter substrate-binding protein, whose amino-acid sequence MTTTYRTRGTRLTAAVAALGVLALGACSGGDAAQQQPAAFSDTYDGPAVTIDYWNGFTGGDGPFMQGLVDQFNAEHENITVKSNTVEWAEFYQKLPAAVTAGEGPDVGVMHVEQLSTNAARSVIDPVDPLLDGIGLTADDFTPAIWDAIEYDGQRYGVPLDVHSLAMYYNTEHFEKAGITEAPTDADSFADALDKLQAAGYEHPFWMPARWPAHLMFLSGQWQGGGEPYATDGSAAQFDSAEGVASLEWMRSIVDDGYSPADVAQDAQYVAFKNGATSITFDGIWQINDLEDSGLPYAAAPVPAVLGEQAVWASSHQFFLAHQNDPDEDKVAASQVFVAWMSEHSGDWAQAGMIPARESVRSSGVLDGTVQQPIADAIDTMRFLPPVPGLGTIQSETLEVAVADGVLGTRPPETALTEESARATSLMEENLARFGG is encoded by the coding sequence ATGACGACGACGTACCGCACCCGAGGCACGCGCCTCACCGCGGCTGTCGCGGCGCTCGGCGTGCTGGCCCTGGGCGCATGCTCGGGCGGCGACGCCGCACAGCAGCAGCCCGCTGCGTTCAGCGACACCTACGACGGCCCCGCCGTGACCATCGACTACTGGAACGGCTTCACCGGCGGCGACGGCCCCTTCATGCAGGGCCTCGTCGACCAGTTCAACGCCGAGCACGAGAACATCACCGTCAAGTCCAACACCGTGGAGTGGGCGGAGTTCTACCAGAAGCTCCCCGCCGCGGTGACCGCCGGCGAAGGCCCCGACGTCGGCGTCATGCACGTCGAGCAGCTGTCGACCAACGCCGCCCGCAGCGTCATCGACCCGGTGGACCCGCTGCTCGACGGCATCGGCCTGACCGCCGACGACTTCACCCCCGCGATCTGGGACGCCATCGAGTACGACGGTCAGCGCTACGGCGTGCCCCTGGACGTGCACTCGCTGGCGATGTACTACAACACCGAGCACTTCGAGAAAGCCGGCATCACCGAGGCCCCGACCGACGCGGACTCCTTCGCCGACGCGCTCGACAAGCTCCAGGCCGCCGGCTACGAGCACCCCTTCTGGATGCCCGCCCGCTGGCCCGCGCACCTGATGTTCCTGTCCGGGCAGTGGCAGGGCGGCGGCGAGCCCTACGCCACGGACGGCTCCGCCGCCCAGTTCGACTCCGCCGAGGGCGTCGCGTCCCTGGAGTGGATGCGCTCCATCGTCGACGACGGCTACAGCCCCGCCGACGTCGCGCAGGACGCCCAGTACGTCGCCTTCAAGAACGGCGCGACGTCGATCACCTTCGACGGCATCTGGCAGATCAACGACCTCGAGGACTCCGGCCTGCCGTACGCGGCCGCGCCCGTCCCCGCGGTCCTGGGCGAGCAGGCCGTGTGGGCGAGCTCGCACCAGTTCTTCCTCGCGCACCAGAACGACCCGGACGAGGACAAGGTCGCCGCGTCGCAGGTGTTCGTCGCCTGGATGAGCGAGCACTCCGGCGACTGGGCGCAGGCCGGCATGATCCCCGCCCGCGAGTCGGTGCGTTCGTCCGGCGTGCTCGACGGCACCGTGCAGCAGCCGATCGCCGACGCGATCGACACGATGCGGTTCCTGCCGCCGGTCCCCGGCCTGGGCACCATCCAGTCGGAGACGCTCGAGGTCGCGGTGGCCGACGGCGTGCTCGGCACGCGCCCGCCGGAGACCGCCCTCACGGAGGAGAGCGCGCGCGCCACCTCGCTCATGGAAGAGAACCTGGCTCGGTTCGGCGGCTGA